A single region of the Zootoca vivipara chromosome 2, rZooViv1.1, whole genome shotgun sequence genome encodes:
- the LOC118081003 gene encoding zinc finger protein 239: protein MQGDEGVNAILLGSEERGKIYPGETCPLYAKSFGGPPSHERPSTGDKRYKCSECGKGFKKRSALLTHDRTHTGEKPYGCAQCGNSFSNKSSLTRHKRKHTGEKPFSCPNCGKRFSQSSSLIRHMRNHTGLRPYRCSACGKSFKQSSSLLVHRRTHTGETPYSCSVCGKRFSQSSNLVKHERIHTGEKPYGCAECGNTFSNKSSLTRHKRNHTGQKPYKCPQCGKRFKQSSGLLKHERAHARKGLANLPEPGKRFDAGLAGCMRAHVGEAL, encoded by the exons ATGCAGGGAGATGAGGGTGTCAACGCCATCTTGTTGG GCAGCGAGGAGCGCGGAAAGATCTACCCGGGAGAGACCTGCCCCCTCTACGCCAAAAGCTTTGGCGGCCCACCGAGCCATGAGAGACCCAGCACGGGTGACAAGCGCTACAAGTGCTCCGAGTGCGGAAAGGGCTTCAAGAAGCGGTCGGCCCTCCTGACCCACGACCGGacgcacaccggggagaagccctacggCTGCGCCCAGTGCGGGAACAGCTTCAGCAACAAGTCCAGCCTGACGCGGCACAAGAGGAagcacacgggcgagaagcccttcAGTTGCCCCAACTGCGGCAAGAGGTTCAGCCAGAGCTCCAGCCTCATCCGCCACATGAGGAACCACACGGGGCTCCGGCCTTACCGCTGCTCGGCGTGCGGCAAGAGCTTCAAGCAGAGCTCCAGCCTCCTGGTCCACAGAAGGACGCACACAGGGGAAACCCCCTACAGCTGCTCGGTCTGCGGCAAGCGCTTCTCGCAGAGCTCCAACCTGGTGAAGCACGAGAGGATCCACACCGGAGAGAAGCCGTACGGTTGCGCCGAGTGCGGCAACACCTTCAGCAACAAGTCCAGCCTCACGAGGCACAAGAGGAACCACACAGGgcagaagccctacaagtgcccTCAGTGCGGGAAGCGCTTCAAGCAGAGCTCGGGCCTGCTCAAGCACGAGCGGGCTCACGCGCGGAAGGGCCTCGCCAATCTCCCGGAGCCCGGCAAGCGCTTTGACGCCGGCCTGGCGGGCTGCATGAGAGCCCACGTCGGCGAGGCCTTGTGA
- the LOC132591522 gene encoding oocyte zinc finger protein XlCOF6-like, translating to MEGGRWTVDLVRLSPASLPTTSEHSLPGPREKSGEEDEGQNSMEPPVTSLGRTKKQFKCMECGIWFSHSGTLRRHQQTHTGKKSLERIQCGKSISQNGQLRIYQRTHTGEKSFKCTECGKSFSGIGALKTHQRTHTGEKPFKCIECGKSFSQYGHLRRHQRTHTREKLFECIECGKSFTHYGFLRRHQRTHMGEQPFKCIECGKCFTQYGHLRIHQRTHTGEKPFKCIECGKSFSENGALRRHQRTHTGDKPFECIECGKSFSENGALRRHQRTHTGDKPFECIECGKRFSVSGALRTHQRTHTGEKPFECIECGKSFSVSGNLRKHQRTHTGEKPFECIECGKSFSENGALRGHQRTHTGDKPFKCIECGKCFSLSGHLKIHQRTHTGDKPFKCIECGKSFTQKGTLRKHQRTHTGENPFECIECGKSFSQYGNLRIHQRTHTGEKPFECTECEKSFTQYGHLRIHQRTHTGEKPFKCIECGRSFSGSGHLRRHERTHTGEKPFKCIECGKSFSQYGNFRTHQQTHTGEKPFECIECGKRFSGSGALKTHQRTHTGEKPFACIECGKSFSRSGDLRIHQRTHTGEKPFKCIECGKSFSGSGNLRKHQQTHTGEKPFECIECGKSFSRSGDLRIHQRTHTGEKPFKCIECGKSFSGSGNLRKHQQTHTGEKPFECIECGKSFSGSGAHGRHQRIHTGEKPFKCIDCGKSIIRNGHLRKYQLIHAGGKP from the exons atggaaggaggaagatggacggttgacctggtcaggctgtctcctgcatccctccccacaacctctgagcattCCCTCCCAGGACCCAGGGAGAAATCTG GTGAGGAAGATGAGGGCCAGAATTCTATGGAGCCACCTGTGACTTCATtgggaagaacaaagaaacagtttaaatgcatggaatgtgggatATGGTTTagtcacagtggaacacttagaagacatcaacaaactcacacagggaagAAATCATTGGAACGTATACAGTGTGGAAAAAGCATCAGTCAAAATGGACAACTTAGAATatatcaacgaactcacacgggggagaaatcatttaaatgtactgaatgtggaaagagcttcagtggaattggagcacttaaaacacaccaacgaactcacacgggggagaaaccatttaaatgtattgaatgtggaaagagcttcagtcaatatggacaccttagaagacatcaacgaactcacacaagggagaaactatttgaatgtattgaatgtggaaagagcttcactcattaTGGAttccttagaagacatcaacgaactcacatggGAGAgcaaccatttaaatgtattgaatgtggaaagtgcttcactcaatatggacaccttagaatacatcaacgaactcacacaggggagaaaccatttaaatgtattgaatgtggaaagagcttcagtgaaaatggagcacttagaagacaccaacgaactcacacaggggacaaaccatttgaatgtattgaatgtggaaagagcttcagtgaaaatggagcacttagaagacaccaacgaactcacacaggggacaaaccatttgaatgtattgaatgtggaaagagattcagtgtaagtggagcacttagaacacatcaacgaactcacacgggtgagaaaccatttgaatgtattgaatgtggaaagagcttcagtgtaagtggaaaccttagaaaacatcaacgaactcacacgggcgagaaaccatttgaatgtattgaatgtggaaagagcttcagtgaaaatggAGCACTTAGaggacatcaacgaactcacacgggggacaaaccatttaaatgtattgaatgtggaaagtgcttcagtctaAGTGGACACCTTaaaatacatcaacgaactcacacaggggacaaaccatttaaatgtattgaatgtggaaagagcttcactcaaaAGGGAacccttagaaaacatcaacgaactcacacaggggagaacccatttgaatgtattgaatgtggaaagagcttcagtcaatatggaaaccttagaatacatcaacgaactcacacaggggagaaaccatttgaatgtactgaatgtgaaaagagcttcactcaatatggacaccttagaatacatcaacgaactcacacaggggagaaaccatttaaatgtattgaatgtggaaggagcttcagtggaagtggacaccttagaagacatgaacgaactcacacaggggagaaaccatttaaatgtattgaatgtggaaagagcttcagtcaataTGGAAACTTTAGAACTCACCAAcaaacccacacaggggagaaaccatttgaatgtattgaatgtggaaagagattcagtggaagtggagcacttaaaacacatcaacgaactcacacgggtgagaaaccatttgcatgtattgaatgtggaaagagcttcagtcgaagtggagaccttagaatacatcaacgaactcacacaggggagaaaccatttaaatgtattgaatgtggaaagagcttcagtggaagtggaaaccttagaaaacatcaacaaactcacacgggggagaaaccatttgaatgtattgaatgtggaaagagcttcagtcgaagtggagaccttagaatacatcaacgaactcacacaggggagaaaccatttaaatgtattgaatgtggaaagagcttcagtggaagtggaaaccttagaaaacatcaacaaactcacacgggggagaaaccatttgaatgtattgaatgtggaaagagcttcagtggaagtggagcACATGGAagacatcaacgaattcacacaggggagaaaccatttaaatgtattgattgTGGAAAGAGCATCATTCGAAATGGACACCTTAGGAAATATCAGCTTATTCACGCAGGGGGGAAACCATAG